The following coding sequences are from one Ramlibacter henchirensis window:
- a CDS encoding histone deacetylase family protein produces the protein MATIPPVHVFFNERHALHHGRHEMFRGELVPCFEIPARTEYVLDELRRRGLGTIASAQEVPLPVLERVHTPRYLQFLSTAWDEWIALDPKNAERDALPSYWPIRTFRSDVLPASFPARMGLFSFDAGSPITAGTWTAARQGAACAVAGVRELLQGERAAFALTRPPGHHAGADFFGGYCFLNNAAIAAQALRDGGVERVAILDIDYHHGNGTQAIFYERPDVFFASVHGDPHTEYPYYLGYADEHGAGAGEGFNLNLPLPRGTDYTRWRDALSHALEAISRFGAQALVVSLGLDTFEADPVSGFALRSDDYLRVGEAFSAARLPTLFVFEGGYAVAEVGVNAANVLQGFEHAAR, from the coding sequence ATGGCGACAATCCCGCCCGTGCACGTCTTCTTCAACGAGCGCCACGCCCTCCACCACGGCCGCCACGAAATGTTCCGTGGCGAGCTGGTGCCGTGCTTCGAGATACCCGCGCGCACCGAGTACGTCCTCGACGAACTGCGGCGGCGCGGCCTCGGCACGATCGCGTCCGCGCAGGAAGTGCCGCTCCCGGTGCTGGAGCGCGTGCACACGCCGCGCTACCTGCAGTTCCTCTCGACGGCCTGGGACGAGTGGATTGCGCTCGACCCGAAGAACGCGGAGCGCGACGCGCTCCCCTCGTACTGGCCGATCCGCACTTTCCGCAGCGACGTCCTGCCCGCCAGCTTTCCGGCGCGCATGGGCCTGTTCTCCTTCGACGCCGGCTCGCCGATCACGGCCGGCACCTGGACGGCTGCGCGCCAGGGAGCCGCGTGCGCGGTTGCGGGTGTCCGCGAGTTGCTGCAAGGCGAGCGCGCGGCCTTCGCGCTCACGCGGCCGCCCGGCCATCATGCGGGCGCGGATTTCTTCGGCGGCTACTGCTTCCTGAACAACGCCGCCATCGCCGCGCAGGCGTTGCGCGACGGCGGTGTCGAGCGCGTGGCAATCCTCGACATCGACTACCACCACGGCAACGGCACGCAGGCCATCTTCTACGAACGGCCCGACGTGTTCTTCGCGAGCGTGCACGGCGATCCGCACACCGAATACCCGTACTACCTGGGCTACGCCGACGAGCATGGGGCGGGTGCAGGCGAGGGCTTCAACCTCAACCTGCCGCTGCCTCGCGGTACGGACTACACACGCTGGCGCGACGCGCTCTCTCACGCGCTCGAGGCCATCAGCCGGTTCGGCGCGCAGGCGCTGGTGGTCTCGCTCGGGCTCGACACCTTCGAGGCCGACCCGGTGTCGGGCTTTGCGCTGCGCAGCGACGACTACCTGCGCGTGGGCGAGGCGTTCTCAGCCGCGCGACTGCCGACGCTGTTCGTCTTCGAAGGCGGCTACGCGGTGGCCGAAGTGGGCGTGAATGCAGCCAACGTGCTGCAGGGCTTCGAACACGCAGCCCGCTGA
- a CDS encoding peptide chain release factor 3: MSASPFAAETRRRRTFAIISHPDAGKTTLTEKLLLFSGAIQIAGAVKGRKASRHATSDWMEIEKQRGISVASSVMQMVYRDHVINLLDTPGHKDFSEDTYRVLTAVDSALMVIDAANGVEAQTRRLIEVCRQRNTPIITFVNKMDREVREPLDILDEVERELGMPCVPMTWPVGKGKSFGGIMNLRTGAMTVFESGSERRPQDFETIPLADADTLRARFGAEYDAAAESMELAAGASPEWDHEAFLAAQQTPVFFGSGVNNFGVMEVLEALVDIAPPPQPRKSSLVVNKQPVEKVVKPDEPSFAGVVFKVQANMDANHRDRIAFVRMASGRYAPGMKLKVQRTGKELRPTSVVTFLSQRREAVDEAYAGDIIGFTTHGGVQLGDTITDGANLQFTGLPFFAPELFMTVLLRNPLRTKQLQQGLAQLGEEGAIQVFRPQAGGPMLLGAVGQLQFEVVQHRLKTEYDADIRLEGCQYTGARWITAETPAELRAFTDAYPQRMALDAADALAFLCTSPYDVRLAQERFPRIRFHLLREHAGLSLQH, encoded by the coding sequence GTGTCCGCTTCGCCCTTTGCCGCCGAAACCCGGCGCCGCCGAACCTTCGCCATCATTTCCCACCCCGACGCGGGCAAGACCACGCTGACGGAAAAACTGCTGCTGTTCTCCGGCGCGATCCAGATCGCGGGCGCGGTGAAGGGCCGCAAGGCTTCGCGCCACGCCACCAGCGACTGGATGGAGATCGAGAAGCAGCGCGGCATCTCGGTCGCTTCGTCGGTGATGCAGATGGTCTACCGCGACCACGTGATCAACCTGCTGGACACGCCCGGCCACAAGGACTTCTCCGAGGACACCTATCGCGTGCTCACCGCGGTCGATTCGGCCCTGATGGTGATCGACGCGGCCAACGGCGTGGAAGCGCAGACGCGGCGGCTGATCGAGGTCTGCCGCCAGCGCAACACGCCCATCATCACATTCGTCAACAAGATGGACCGCGAGGTGCGCGAGCCGCTGGACATCCTGGACGAGGTGGAGCGCGAGCTCGGCATGCCCTGCGTGCCCATGACCTGGCCGGTGGGCAAGGGCAAGAGCTTCGGCGGCATCATGAACCTGCGCACCGGCGCGATGACCGTTTTCGAGTCGGGCAGCGAGCGCCGGCCGCAGGACTTCGAGACGATCCCGCTGGCCGACGCCGACACGCTGCGCGCGCGCTTCGGTGCCGAGTACGACGCGGCCGCCGAGAGCATGGAGCTGGCCGCCGGCGCCTCGCCCGAGTGGGACCACGAGGCCTTCCTCGCTGCGCAGCAGACGCCGGTGTTCTTCGGCTCGGGCGTCAACAACTTCGGCGTGATGGAGGTGCTGGAGGCGCTGGTGGATATCGCGCCGCCGCCGCAGCCGCGCAAGAGCTCGCTGGTCGTGAACAAGCAGCCGGTGGAAAAGGTCGTCAAGCCCGACGAGCCCAGCTTCGCCGGCGTGGTGTTCAAGGTGCAGGCCAACATGGACGCCAACCACCGCGACCGCATCGCCTTCGTGCGCATGGCCTCGGGCCGCTACGCGCCGGGCATGAAGCTCAAGGTGCAGCGCACCGGCAAGGAGCTGCGGCCGACCTCGGTGGTCACCTTCCTGTCGCAGCGGCGAGAGGCGGTGGACGAGGCCTATGCCGGCGACATCATCGGCTTCACCACGCACGGCGGCGTGCAGCTGGGCGACACCATCACCGACGGCGCCAACCTGCAGTTCACCGGCCTGCCGTTCTTCGCGCCCGAGCTGTTCATGACGGTGCTGCTGAGGAACCCGCTGCGCACCAAGCAGCTGCAGCAGGGCTTGGCCCAGCTGGGCGAGGAAGGCGCGATCCAGGTGTTCCGGCCGCAGGCGGGCGGCCCGATGCTGCTGGGCGCGGTGGGCCAGCTGCAGTTCGAAGTGGTGCAGCACCGCCTGAAGACCGAGTACGACGCCGACATCCGGCTGGAAGGCTGCCAGTACACCGGCGCGCGCTGGATCACCGCCGAAACGCCCGCCGAGCTGCGCGCGTTCACCGACGCGTACCCGCAACGCATGGCCCTGGACGCGGCGGACGCGCTGGCATTTCTTTGCACTTCGCCGTACGACGTGCGCCTCGCGCAGGAACGATTCCCCAGGATCCGCTTCCACCTGTTGCGAGAACACGCCGGGCTGTCGCTGCAGCACTGA
- the ligD gene encoding non-homologous end-joining DNA ligase, with protein MAQASRGTVILVDGHEVAVSNPDKPLFAEAGLTKLDLVNYYVAVAEGALRGAGGRPCVLVRYPDGVGGEFFFQKRAPANRPEWVEVTTIRFPSGNTAEEVVPRNAATLAWMANLNCIELHPHPVRADDLDHPDELRVDLDPVPGVPWTQIRDVADVAREVLHEHGLVGWPKTSGSRGIHVLVRIEPRWSFDQVRRAALAVAREVERRVPKLASSQWWKEQRHGVFVDYNQNAKDRTVASAYSVRPRPDARVSTPVGWDELRTCDPADFTLKTVPQRLKELGDPHAGIDDAAGSVDALLELSAKQERDGQGDAPWPPHYRKQAGEPPRAPPSVRKPKPLLEVARADRETEAIAAAEAWKQKHPKAAAHLQPADVLVDRMRGSSSLWYRVRINLEHVPARLRPKSDKPS; from the coding sequence ATGGCCCAGGCTTCCCGCGGCACCGTGATCCTCGTCGACGGCCACGAGGTGGCGGTCAGCAACCCGGACAAGCCGCTGTTCGCCGAGGCCGGCCTCACCAAGCTCGACCTCGTCAACTACTACGTGGCCGTCGCCGAAGGCGCGCTGCGCGGGGCGGGCGGCCGTCCCTGCGTCCTGGTGCGCTACCCCGATGGCGTCGGCGGCGAGTTCTTCTTCCAGAAGCGCGCGCCGGCGAACCGGCCGGAGTGGGTGGAGGTGACCACGATCCGCTTCCCCTCGGGCAACACGGCGGAGGAAGTGGTGCCGCGCAACGCCGCGACGCTGGCCTGGATGGCCAACCTGAACTGCATCGAGCTGCATCCGCATCCGGTGCGGGCCGACGACCTGGACCATCCGGACGAACTGCGCGTGGACCTCGACCCGGTGCCCGGCGTGCCCTGGACGCAGATCCGCGACGTGGCCGATGTCGCGCGCGAGGTGCTGCACGAGCACGGCCTCGTGGGCTGGCCCAAGACCTCGGGCTCGCGCGGCATCCACGTGCTGGTGCGCATCGAGCCGCGCTGGAGCTTCGACCAGGTGCGGCGCGCGGCGCTGGCCGTGGCGCGCGAGGTCGAGCGCCGCGTACCCAAGCTCGCCAGCAGCCAGTGGTGGAAGGAGCAGCGCCACGGCGTGTTCGTCGACTACAACCAGAACGCGAAGGACCGCACTGTGGCTTCGGCGTACTCGGTGCGGCCCCGGCCTGACGCGCGTGTGTCCACGCCGGTCGGCTGGGACGAACTGCGGACCTGCGACCCGGCGGACTTCACCCTGAAGACTGTGCCGCAGCGGCTGAAGGAGCTCGGCGATCCGCATGCGGGGATCGACGACGCGGCCGGTTCAGTGGATGCGTTGCTCGAACTCTCGGCGAAGCAGGAGCGCGACGGCCAGGGCGATGCGCCCTGGCCGCCCCACTACCGCAAGCAGGCCGGCGAGCCGCCGCGCGCGCCACCGTCGGTGCGCAAGCCCAAGCCGCTGCTCGAAGTCGCGCGCGCCGATCGCGAAACGGAGGCGATCGCGGCCGCCGAAGCCTGGAAGCAGAAGCATCCGAAAGCGGCCGCGCACCTGCAACCCGCCGACGTGCTGGTCGACAGGATGCGCGGAAGTTCGTCGCTGTGGTACCGGGTGCGGATCAACCTGGAGCATGTGCCCGCCCGGCTGCGGCCGAAGTCGGACAAGCCCTCCTGA
- a CDS encoding gamma-glutamyl-gamma-aminobutyrate hydrolase family protein, translated as MPAHKPLVWLPACHRHLDLSDPGGYTVLADRYAAAVCELGLQPVLFPMAGASDVKDLLPLVDGVLLTGSPSNVEATHFGAFALDTDLLDPRRDALTMALVRSALGAGTPLFGVCRGLQEMNVALGGTLYQRVHTEQGLLDHREPESESLEEQFGERHEVLLAPGSAFAQWAGGTRALVNSLHGQGIRKLGEGLVAEAHAPDGLIEGVRVAHASAFAFGVQWHPEWRHNSNPFYARTLEAFAQACREHCRRRNQ; from the coding sequence ATGCCTGCGCACAAGCCGCTCGTCTGGCTGCCGGCCTGCCACCGCCACCTCGACCTCTCCGACCCCGGGGGGTACACCGTGCTGGCCGACCGCTATGCCGCGGCCGTGTGCGAGCTCGGCCTGCAGCCCGTGCTGTTCCCGATGGCCGGCGCGAGCGACGTCAAGGACCTGCTGCCGCTGGTCGACGGCGTCCTGCTCACCGGCTCGCCCTCGAATGTCGAGGCCACCCACTTCGGCGCGTTCGCGCTCGACACCGACCTGCTCGATCCGCGCCGCGATGCGCTGACGATGGCGCTGGTCCGCTCGGCGCTGGGCGCGGGCACGCCGCTTTTCGGGGTCTGCCGCGGTCTACAGGAAATGAACGTGGCGCTCGGCGGCACGCTCTACCAGCGCGTGCACACCGAGCAAGGCCTGCTGGACCACCGCGAGCCCGAGTCCGAAAGCCTGGAGGAGCAGTTCGGCGAGCGGCACGAGGTGCTGCTGGCGCCCGGCAGCGCCTTCGCGCAGTGGGCGGGCGGAACACGCGCGCTCGTGAACTCGCTGCACGGCCAGGGCATCCGCAAACTCGGCGAGGGCCTGGTGGCCGAGGCTCACGCGCCCGACGGCCTGATCGAGGGCGTGCGCGTCGCGCATGCGTCCGCCTTCGCCTTCGGCGTGCAGTGGCACCCGGAATGGCGCCACAACTCCAACCCGTTCTACGCGCGCACGCTCGAGGCGTTCGCCCAGGCGTGCCGCGAACATTGCCGGCGGAGAAACCAGTGA
- a CDS encoding HAD-IIB family hydrolase, with translation MPPLSSWPEAARRGVLGVFTDIDDTLTTEGAITADALAALGGLKAAGLHVIPITGRPVGWSEPFAQAWPVDAIVAENGAVALVREPGGRLRKFYQQAPAEREENFARMQRVLARIEREVPGARRAQDSGGRETDIAIDHSEFTRLPQERIDEVVALMRSEGMNATVSSIHINGWWGAHHKLSGARWIARTLLDADLDAQIGRWVYVGDSTNDVMMFEHFPHSVGVANIRRFAAQLSHPPAYVTQGERGAGFAEVARAILQAR, from the coding sequence ATCCCGCCCCTTTCCTCCTGGCCCGAGGCCGCCCGCCGCGGCGTCCTCGGCGTTTTCACGGACATCGACGACACGCTCACCACCGAGGGGGCGATCACGGCCGATGCATTGGCCGCTCTCGGCGGGCTGAAGGCGGCGGGCCTGCACGTGATTCCGATCACGGGTCGCCCGGTGGGCTGGAGCGAACCGTTCGCGCAGGCCTGGCCGGTGGATGCGATCGTGGCCGAGAACGGCGCGGTGGCGCTGGTGCGCGAGCCCGGCGGACGCCTGCGGAAGTTCTACCAGCAAGCGCCGGCGGAGCGGGAGGAGAACTTCGCGCGCATGCAGCGGGTGCTGGCCCGAATCGAACGCGAAGTGCCCGGTGCACGGCGCGCGCAGGACAGCGGCGGGCGCGAGACGGACATCGCGATCGACCACAGCGAGTTCACGCGGCTGCCGCAGGAGCGCATTGACGAAGTCGTGGCGTTGATGCGCAGCGAAGGCATGAATGCGACGGTGAGTTCGATCCACATCAACGGCTGGTGGGGGGCGCACCACAAGCTGTCGGGCGCGCGCTGGATCGCGCGGACGCTGCTGGACGCGGACCTGGATGCGCAGATCGGGCGCTGGGTGTACGTGGGGGATTCGACGAACGACGTGATGATGTTCGAGCACTTCCCGCACAGCGTGGGGGTGGCGAACATCCGCAGGTTCGCGGCGCAGCTGTCGCATCCGCCGGCGTATGTCACGCAAGGGGAAAGGGGCGCGGGGTTCGCCGAGGTCGCTCGCGCGATCCTGCAAGCCCGCTGA
- a CDS encoding VOC family protein, with protein MPDYRGRFFWIELMTTDIDAAKAFYTQAIGWDTQPFDGPPPPGMEEQPYTLWTAAGVPIGGLMKLPEQARSMGAPPHWMASIGTPNVDASVEIVKELGGQVHMAPMDVPQVGRVAVVADPQGASFGLYQPAQPPDAPAEPKVGERSWSELLAGNWQQAWKFYERLFGWQKTGSTEMGPMGTYQLFGLDGQTLGGMFTKPAEVPAPPHWLYYFRVRDVNAAVARIQAGGGKVLNGPMVVPDGSTIAQCMDPQGAVFAVHMTRQ; from the coding sequence ATGCCTGACTATCGTGGCCGCTTCTTCTGGATCGAGCTCATGACGACCGACATCGACGCCGCCAAGGCGTTCTACACCCAGGCCATCGGCTGGGACACTCAGCCCTTCGACGGCCCTCCCCCGCCCGGCATGGAGGAACAACCGTACACGCTGTGGACCGCCGCAGGCGTACCCATTGGCGGCCTGATGAAGCTGCCCGAGCAGGCGCGCTCAATGGGCGCTCCGCCGCACTGGATGGCGAGCATCGGTACGCCCAACGTGGATGCGTCGGTCGAGATCGTGAAGGAACTTGGCGGGCAGGTCCACATGGCGCCGATGGACGTTCCCCAGGTCGGCCGCGTCGCGGTGGTCGCGGATCCGCAGGGCGCGAGCTTCGGGCTGTACCAGCCGGCCCAGCCTCCGGACGCGCCGGCCGAGCCCAAAGTGGGCGAGCGGTCATGGAGCGAGCTCCTGGCCGGCAACTGGCAGCAGGCGTGGAAGTTCTACGAACGCTTGTTCGGCTGGCAGAAGACTGGCAGCACGGAGATGGGTCCGATGGGCACCTACCAGCTCTTCGGGCTTGACGGCCAAACGCTTGGCGGCATGTTCACCAAGCCCGCCGAGGTGCCGGCGCCGCCGCACTGGCTCTATTACTTCCGCGTGCGCGATGTCAACGCCGCGGTCGCGCGCATCCAGGCCGGTGGCGGCAAGGTCCTGAACGGCCCCATGGTCGTGCCCGACGGCAGCACCATCGCGCAATGCATGGACCCGCAGGGCGCCGTGTTCGCGGTGCACATGACCCGGCAGTGA
- a CDS encoding CgeB family protein produces MRVVVFGLTVSSSWGNGHATLWRGLWRALVAQGHSLVFFERDVPYYANHRDVTQLPGGDLVLYRSWDELLPRATSELEAADAVMVTSYCPDGVAAAALIADSGTPAVKVFYDMDTPVTLETLRAGSAVPYIGPRGLRDFDLVLSYTGGPALQELQTLLGAQRVATLYGHVDPQVHRSVAAVPHYAADLSYLGTYAADRQAALEALFIVPARRLPQRSFLIGGAQYPDGFPWTGNIRFVSHLPPAEHPAFFSSSRLTLSVTRRAMAENGHCPSGRLFEAAACGTPLVSDWWAGLDEFFTPGREILVARTTDDAVQALELGDEELSRIARAARERVLDEHTSAHRARELESLLENALAPRASLDTA; encoded by the coding sequence ATGCGGGTCGTCGTCTTCGGTCTGACGGTCAGTTCGTCCTGGGGCAACGGGCATGCGACCCTGTGGCGAGGCCTGTGGCGTGCCCTCGTCGCGCAGGGCCACAGCCTGGTGTTCTTCGAGCGCGACGTGCCGTACTACGCGAACCATCGCGACGTCACGCAACTGCCGGGCGGCGACCTCGTGCTCTATCGCAGCTGGGACGAGTTGCTGCCGCGCGCCACGAGCGAACTCGAAGCCGCGGACGCGGTCATGGTGACCTCCTACTGCCCCGACGGCGTCGCGGCCGCCGCACTGATCGCGGATTCCGGCACGCCGGCCGTCAAGGTGTTCTATGACATGGACACGCCGGTCACGCTCGAAACCCTGCGCGCCGGGTCGGCCGTGCCCTACATCGGACCCCGCGGCCTGCGCGACTTCGACCTGGTCCTCAGCTACACCGGCGGGCCCGCGCTGCAGGAACTGCAAACGCTGCTCGGTGCGCAGCGCGTTGCGACGCTGTACGGGCACGTCGACCCGCAGGTGCACCGGAGCGTGGCCGCCGTGCCGCACTACGCGGCGGACCTGTCCTACCTCGGCACGTATGCGGCCGACCGGCAGGCCGCGCTGGAGGCGCTGTTCATCGTGCCGGCGCGGCGCCTGCCGCAACGCAGCTTCCTGATCGGCGGCGCGCAGTACCCGGACGGATTTCCGTGGACCGGCAACATCCGCTTCGTGAGCCACCTGCCGCCGGCGGAGCACCCGGCGTTCTTTTCTTCTTCACGCCTGACGCTGAGCGTCACCCGCCGTGCCATGGCCGAGAACGGCCACTGTCCCTCCGGCCGCCTGTTCGAGGCCGCGGCCTGCGGCACGCCGCTGGTGAGCGACTGGTGGGCCGGGCTGGACGAGTTCTTCACGCCCGGCCGCGAGATCCTGGTCGCGCGCACGACGGACGACGCGGTCCAGGCGCTCGAACTCGGCGACGAGGAGCTGTCGCGCATCGCCCGCGCCGCGCGCGAGCGCGTGCTGGACGAACACACATCGGCGCACCGCGCCCGCGAACTCGAGTCCTTGCTGGAGAACGCGCTCGCGCCGCGCGCCAGCCTGGACACCGCCTGA
- a CDS encoding tripartite tricarboxylate transporter substrate binding protein, giving the protein MRRRQLIQLAAAAAATPVLPSFAQGASGFPSKPIRLLVAFPAGGPTDITMRQLADNAGKILGQPMVVENKPGAGGTLPAQQLQTSPADGYTLAQIPLGVFRLPYTTRITWDPVKDIAYVINVTGYAFGIVVPTDSPIKNWNDFVAYARANPGKLSYGSTGTLTSPHLTTELIAQKLGIQLNHVPYKGSADLAQAIVGGHVMAAADSTGFAPLVQSGKLRVLNTWGEKRLEKFPEAPTLKELGLDIVQNSPFGIGAPRGTPAEVVTKLHDAFKKAMEDPSYTQALARYDMLPMYMSSSQYTKFAQDTFATEKALVEKLGLAKPN; this is encoded by the coding sequence ATGCGCCGCCGACAACTCATCCAGCTCGCCGCCGCGGCCGCGGCCACGCCGGTCCTGCCCAGCTTCGCGCAGGGCGCGAGCGGCTTCCCCAGCAAGCCCATCCGCCTGCTGGTCGCCTTCCCGGCGGGCGGCCCGACCGACATCACCATGCGCCAGCTGGCCGACAACGCCGGCAAGATCCTGGGCCAGCCGATGGTGGTGGAAAACAAACCCGGAGCCGGCGGCACTCTGCCCGCGCAGCAGCTGCAGACTTCGCCGGCCGACGGCTACACGCTGGCGCAGATCCCGCTGGGCGTGTTCCGCCTGCCGTACACCACCAGGATCACCTGGGACCCGGTCAAGGACATCGCGTACGTCATCAACGTCACCGGCTACGCCTTCGGCATCGTGGTGCCGACCGACAGTCCGATCAAGAACTGGAACGACTTCGTCGCGTACGCCAGGGCCAACCCCGGCAAGCTCAGCTACGGCTCGACCGGCACGCTGACCAGCCCGCACCTGACCACCGAGCTCATCGCGCAGAAGCTGGGCATCCAGCTCAACCACGTCCCCTACAAGGGCAGCGCCGACCTGGCCCAGGCGATCGTCGGCGGCCACGTCATGGCCGCGGCGGACTCGACCGGGTTCGCGCCGCTGGTGCAGTCCGGCAAGCTGCGCGTGCTCAACACCTGGGGCGAGAAGCGGCTGGAGAAGTTCCCCGAGGCGCCCACGCTCAAGGAACTCGGCCTGGACATCGTGCAGAACTCGCCCTTCGGCATCGGTGCGCCGCGCGGCACGCCGGCTGAAGTCGTGACCAAGCTGCACGACGCCTTCAAGAAGGCGATGGAAGACCCGAGCTACACCCAGGCACTCGCGCGGTACGACATGCTGCCGATGTACATGAGCTCGTCGCAGTACACGAAGTTCGCGCAGGACACGTTCGCGACCGAGAAGGCGCTGGTCGAGAAACTGGGGCTCGCCAAGCCCAACTGA
- a CDS encoding S41 family peptidase, whose product MSHLAALRRAAVTTASLFLLACGGGGGSSTDTATALVSAGLFPESSSLAGQCTLDGQKRWLRSYMYEAYLWADEIQEVNAQEHGTVPGYFDALLVRTPDASGRARDRFSLTMTSSAADVMQNVGGAASAAAMASSANPVPLVKALTSNGGRKVGYVLFNEHSRGAQDALITAFNQLRANAVQDLVLDLRYNSGGFIYVAQTAASMVAGDWVDGQLFESVRFNDRRAREMSETFLFSTRVQRPESVYGLDHPLPQLSLPRLYVLTSQLTCSASESIINALRGIGVQVILVGDRTCGKPYGFYRMDNCGQAYFPIEFQVYNAAGFGDYQDGFPVQCRVAENPRMALGSATEPLLAAALNHIDTGSCPGGAATPYTASALQQSGGASMLDRPEAPAADSPMYQPGWNGRRLQP is encoded by the coding sequence GTGTCACACCTCGCCGCGCTGCGCCGTGCAGCCGTCACCACCGCGTCGCTTTTCCTGCTTGCCTGCGGCGGCGGCGGGGGCAGCAGCACTGACACCGCCACCGCGCTGGTCTCGGCCGGCCTCTTCCCCGAGTCGTCCTCCCTCGCGGGCCAGTGCACGCTGGACGGCCAGAAACGCTGGCTGCGCAGCTACATGTACGAGGCCTACCTCTGGGCCGACGAGATCCAGGAAGTGAACGCGCAGGAGCACGGCACCGTCCCGGGCTACTTCGACGCGTTGCTGGTGCGCACGCCGGATGCCAGCGGCCGCGCGCGCGACCGCTTCAGCCTCACCATGACCAGCTCGGCCGCCGACGTGATGCAGAACGTCGGCGGCGCCGCCAGTGCGGCCGCCATGGCTTCATCGGCCAATCCGGTGCCGCTGGTCAAGGCCCTGACCAGCAACGGCGGCCGCAAGGTCGGCTACGTGCTGTTCAACGAGCACAGCCGCGGCGCGCAGGACGCGCTGATCACCGCCTTCAACCAGCTGCGCGCCAACGCCGTGCAGGACCTGGTGCTGGACCTGCGCTACAACTCCGGCGGTTTCATCTACGTGGCCCAGACCGCTGCCTCGATGGTGGCCGGCGATTGGGTGGACGGACAGCTGTTCGAGAGCGTGCGCTTCAACGACCGCCGCGCCCGGGAGATGTCCGAGACCTTCCTCTTCAGCACGCGCGTGCAGCGGCCCGAATCGGTCTACGGGCTCGATCACCCGCTGCCGCAGCTTTCGCTGCCGCGCCTGTACGTGCTGACCTCCCAGCTGACCTGCTCGGCCAGCGAATCCATCATCAACGCCCTGCGCGGCATCGGCGTGCAGGTGATCCTGGTGGGCGACCGCACCTGCGGCAAGCCGTACGGCTTCTACCGCATGGACAACTGCGGGCAGGCCTACTTCCCGATCGAGTTCCAGGTCTACAACGCGGCCGGCTTCGGCGACTACCAGGACGGCTTCCCGGTGCAGTGCCGCGTGGCCGAGAACCCGAGGATGGCGCTGGGCAGCGCCACCGAGCCGCTGCTGGCCGCCGCGCTGAACCACATCGACACCGGCAGCTGCCCGGGCGGGGCCGCGACGCCTTACACGGCCTCGGCGCTGCAACAATCCGGCGGCGCGTCCATGCTCGACCGGCCGGAGGCTCCTGCCGCGGATTCCCCGATGTACCAGCCGGGCTGGAACGGACGCCGCCTGCAGCCTTGA
- a CDS encoding gamma-glutamyl-gamma-aminobutyrate hydrolase family protein, with product MSLPAGRVPCVWVVASHRELGNEHGHPQKYTVMDEAGTRTLVNLGLQPVCFPRVPAGRLGLMLDMVDGVLLGGSATNVHPRHYGEEPLHEGMCFDEGRDVVALPLVRLAIERGIPLIGFCRGSHDINVGLGGSMHQSLQALGGPVVHWEDPNETLDEQYQERHEVTCVPGGALERLTGCSRFAVSSLHSQGVKRLAPGLVAEAVADDGLIEASRWYDERQFAWAFQFHPEWGHQQHPRYARIMAAYVDACWARLSSRAMAPAGPDPAIVLPEVA from the coding sequence GTGAGCCTGCCGGCCGGGCGCGTGCCCTGCGTGTGGGTGGTGGCCAGCCACCGCGAGCTGGGCAACGAGCATGGCCATCCGCAGAAGTACACCGTGATGGACGAGGCCGGCACGCGCACGCTGGTCAACCTGGGCCTGCAGCCCGTCTGCTTCCCGCGTGTGCCCGCCGGCCGCCTCGGCCTGATGCTGGACATGGTCGACGGCGTGCTGCTGGGCGGCTCGGCCACCAATGTGCATCCGCGCCATTACGGCGAGGAGCCGCTGCACGAGGGCATGTGCTTCGACGAAGGCCGCGATGTGGTGGCCCTGCCCCTGGTTCGGCTGGCCATCGAGCGCGGCATTCCGCTGATCGGCTTTTGCCGCGGATCGCACGACATCAACGTAGGGCTGGGCGGCAGCATGCACCAGTCGCTCCAGGCGCTGGGCGGGCCGGTGGTGCATTGGGAAGATCCGAACGAGACGCTCGATGAGCAGTACCAGGAGCGGCATGAGGTCACCTGCGTGCCCGGCGGAGCGCTGGAGCGGCTCACCGGCTGCTCGCGTTTCGCCGTGAGCTCGCTGCATTCCCAGGGGGTCAAGCGGCTGGCGCCGGGCCTGGTGGCCGAGGCGGTGGCCGATGACGGATTGATCGAAGCTTCGCGCTGGTACGACGAGCGTCAGTTCGCGTGGGCGTTCCAGTTTCACCCCGAATGGGGCCACCAGCAGCATCCGCGCTACGCCAGGATCATGGCGGCGTACGTGGATGCGTGTTGGGCGCGGCTGAGTTCGCGCGCGATGGCGCCGGCAGGGCCGGATCCGGCGATCGTCTTGCCGGAAGTCGCCTGA